The genomic interval ATTGTTAGTTCTTCGTTTTCTTTTTTCTTGACACCCAACTGGATTTCCAGTTGTTCGAGAGGTACTCCTTTGGTTTCAATAAAAAAGAACCAAACCACAAAGAACTGAAGTACCATCATCACACAACCAAACAGGAATGGAATGGCTAAACCTATGCTGGAACTAGCTACAATGGGCGGATACACTTGTGCCGCTATCGCACATAAACTCCAATGAGTAAAACTTCCCAATGCCTGGCCTTTGCTTCGAACTTTATTAGGAAATACTTCACTAATGTATACCCAGATCACTGCTCCCTGGGAAAAGGAAAAAAAGAGAATAAAGCAAGCCACTCCCCACGGAAACAGCTCAATCAGATTCCTGGTCCAGGCAATATATGCACACAAAGCCAAAGGAATAGCAGAACCCCAGGAACCGATTAATAAAAGTTTTTTTCTTCCAATTTTATCAATGGTAAGAAGTGCGACTGTAACGGCAATTACATTGGCCACCCCAATGAGTATAGGCTGGAATTTTCCACCGAAGGATGCTCCTATTTCATTGAGTGTATCATTAAGATAATAAAGAAAGCCGTTTACAAATGAAAGCTGGTTAAAGGCAGCTACAGCCACTCCCAGAAAAATAGGATACGCATATTTCCGCTGAAAGAGTTTTTCAGTAGTATGGCTGGTTGAGGACTTTAAAGAATTTTGTATTTCGGTCATCGCCTCATTTACCTGTAGTTCGCCCATTTGCAGTAAAATACCTTTGGCTTCCTCATTTCTTCCTATAGACATTAACCAGCGTGGACTATCAGGAATGGTAAACAGCATGATAAAAAATAACAATGCCGGAACACCACCCATCGCAAACATGAGCCGCCATTGCATGGTAAGTACATCCGTATTGAGCAACTCAATGATAGCATTGGAGAAATAGGCAACCAGAATGCCTAAGCATACATTAAACTGAAATAATATGACCAGTCGTCCGCGTAATTTTGCCGGCGAGATTTCTGCCAGATACATGGGAATAATGGCAGAGGAACCGCCAATACCAATACCGCCAATAAACCGTGCGATAGCGAGCGACCAGAAATCCCAGGCTATGGCGCAACCTATGGCTGAAATGAAAAACAGTGCCGCCAGTACTTTCAGATAATCCCGTCTTCCCCAGATGTCGCCCGGCTTTGAACTGATTAGTGTGCCCACAATAGTACCGATCAAAGCGGAAGAAACTACAAAGCCCATCGCCCAGTCGGAAAGGTTAAACAGCGTTTTAACGGAAGAGGTAGTGCCTGCAATTACGGCTGTATCAAACCCAAACAGCAAGCCACCCAGCGACGAAACGATGGCCGCTCTGATTAACGGTCCGGTTACCTGATACCCTTTATTTTGTTGAGATTGATTCATACCTAAATGAACGTTATCTTTTGATAGTTTCTATATGATTGGAATAGTCAGCAGCAATACTTTCTGCCAGACAAAGAGCGGCTATATCACCAATGTTTTCTGAAAGAGACGCCGGAACAATACGGCAAGCTTTACGGGATTCTTCAATAGCTTCTGTCTGAATTACCGCTTGCAGATAAGGCTCGAGCAGTGCCTGTGCTCTGCCATAAATACTACCCATAATAATAATTTCAGGGTTTAAGATATCAATCAGGATTGAAAGTCCGGCACCCAGATACTGCCCGCAAGTCCGGTAAATATCGATGGCAACCGGATCTCCCTGGTAAGCAGCTTCTGCTACAATTTTGGCCGTGAGAAAAGGCAGTTCTTCCAGGCTTTGGCAGAATGATACCTTCTGTCCCATCTGTAATTGTTGCCGTACTTTTATCTGGGCAAGCTGGGCAATGCCACCTCCACTACAAAAACCTTCAAAAGACCCTTCTTTTCCGAACCCGACCGGCCCTAGATTAGCCAGCCGAATATGGCCAACTTCTCCGGCCAGATCCGATGTGCCCGAATAGAGTCTTCCATCCAGAATTAGCCCGGCTCCCATACCTGTTCCAAAGGTGAGGAAAATAATATTAGAAAAACCTCTGCCTGCGCCATGCTTCCATTCGGCCATCGCACAAGCATTGGCATCGTTCTGTAACAAGGTTTTTTTGCCAAATCTTTTTTCTGTGAGAGAAACAATAGGAATATTATCCCAGCCCGGCAAGTTGGGAGGAGATAGAATCAAGCCTTTCTTACTGCTTAACGGACCTCCGCAACTGATACCAATGCCAGCAATATTTTCTGCAGTTATTCCTTGTTTCACCAGAAGTTCGTCGGCTGTATCAAACAAGCCTTCTATCATCTCATATACTGGCTTGTTTGTAGGCAACACTTGTTTGTCTACAATCTGGAGGTCGCCGTTGGTAAGCGTTGTGCCCAGAACCACTGCACATTTGGTTCCACCAATATCAAAACCTAGTAGCATCGTAATTTAATTAGTAAGGGTGAGGGGCGAAACCTTAATCGCCTTGAATTTTACATTGCCATGTTTGGCATAAAACCACAGTACATTGCCTTTTTGCTCTGGTAAGCGGTTCACTATACACCTTCTATTGTCTACATCTACGTCTATGATTCCATCTTTCATAATAATATCTACTTTCAAAGGCTTGTCCAATCCTTCTACCGAATTTATTTCTGAGTTATGCAGCTTAACAGTCTGATGGCTGGCCGAAAAAGAAAGATTATATCCTGTAGAACCATTTTCATTGGAACGCAACAATAATCCAAATTCCTCATTGGTGCCGGTAGGCTCAATTTCAATGGTGATTCTGCCATTAACTGGTATGTTCTCAAAGTGTGCCGTACCTACGCCATTGGGTGCATGAATCGAAAAGCTGTTTTCAGATAATTCCTGCACCAGCGAATCTTTCATTAGTTTCAATGCGACAGGCGAGCTTTTTTCCGGCAGCATTTCAGGCGGAAATTTGGTTCCCAGTGTCCCGTTTGGCAATTGTACCAGTTCCCGGAAAACGGCATTCCCTCCAAACATTTCGTTGGTATTATCTTTATTTTCCTTCCGGGAAGGAACCCAGGCCGCAACGATTCGCCGGTTGTTTTTAAACTCTGCTGTTTTAGCTACATTCGACCAGTCTTCCACCAAGGCCTGATCATCTGGCTGTTCCCAGGGACCATAGGGATTTTTTGATTTTACATAATAGGTATCACCGGCATCACCATAGATCAGATAATACCAGTTATTCCATTTGAAGTAGTCCGGGCATTCAGGAACAGACCGTTGACCGGTTAAAATAGGTGGTTTGATATCCCACTTTTTTAAATCTTTAGAAACCATATGTACCAGACTACCATCCCAGTGATGAATAGCAGATTGATTACTCCGGCTGGAGACGAATAAGTGGAAAACGCCCTCTTTGTCTACGAATACCTTAGGATCTCTGAAATCTCTGGTGCTGTATCCTGGGGCAGAAGTATAGAAAGGATTGGGTTTTTGCTTGGTGAAGTGTATGCCATCGTCGCTAATGGCGTAGCTGAGTTGCTCATTTACTTTTCCATCTACGAGCAATCTGGTGGCATAAAAAGCATAGAATTTATTATTATGATGGACCACTGAGCCGGTACAAATGGATTTTTCCCATTCCTCATCAATGCCCAGCACAACCGGATAATGTTTCCAGGTTTTTAAATCTTTAGTAGTGCTTACTGCCCATTGATGCCCGCCTAAGCCATTGAGCGCCGAATGGTGGGCAGAGTCCAGTAACCAGTACAAATAATAGGTACCATTGTGGCTGAAAGGAATACAATCGCCTACAAACAGTTCGTTTCCCTTGGGCACAAAATACTGCATATTATTTACCGGCTGAACATCCGGATTATAATTCACTTTAAATTGCCCAATGGCTTGTTGGACACACACAATCAGGAAGAATACTATTACTTTTTCTTTTAGCATATGGAGTATAGGTTATAGGCAATGAATAGTCAGATACATTAATTTTACTTGAATCATATCCACCAGAAACGTTCAGGTGGATATGATTAGAAGCATGGATTACCAGCCCTTGTTTTGCTTGTACAATCCCTGGGAAAAGTTAATCTGTGCTTGTGGAATTGGGAAATATTCGTCTCTGTTTTTCTTAAAGAAAGCATCTTTTAGGAAACTAAACGTGGTTTTCTCTTTGGTAAAATAAGCATTCAGCGTTTCGGCGGCAATTCCCCAGCGGACCAGATCAAAAAAGCGGACACCTTCGGTTGAAAATTCTAACCTTCTTTCCCACTGCAAGGCTTTCCGGGCAAAATCCTGTGTCCAGTTGCAATTTACCCCATTGATATAGGAACTCACCTTGTAATTAGAGATAGGGCTTCCATTGTTGCGGACTAATCTGCCTGTACTATTGGCAGCCCGTTCCCGGATCTGATTGATCAAAGGTAATGCCTGATCTTGTTGACCTAATTCGATATACGCTTCTGCCAGCCAGAGCAACACATCATCGTAGCGGATAATATCTGCATTACGTGAGGTACCCATAAACGGCCCTAATTTCACAAAACAGGAGCTATTATAATGTTCCAGTGCTTTCATACTGGTTAAATACCCATATACTTCAGGCACCCGTCTCCAGCTCTTGGTCGTAACAAAATTGGGATCGTATTTCCAGGGGTGGGTAGGAATGCCAATGGTATGATCCATCCTGGGGTCAACGGTCTGGCTCATAAAATCAATGGTGCTGAGATCGTTTACATTCGCCCAGGTATTGATTTTATAAAGGAATTCGTTATTGTAGGTATCCATCATAGGCAGTCCGGTAACCTGGTCTGTTTTGAAGGCATTGAGCATGGTATAACTGGGATTGAGGAAATCACAGCATCCAAACTGAGGCGCCATATTATAGGCAACGCCGGTAGCGAGTTGAATTTTACCATTCTGCGTACCATCATCCTGCGAATATTGCACTGAGAAGATAGATTCCGGCCCATTTTCAAAGCCACACAAGAAGTTGTCTGCAAAATCAGGCGACAGACTTCTGCCTCCTTGATTCACAATATTATTGCATAAGGTAATAACTTCCTGCAACCTGGCCTGATTGATATTGACTACATTGTTGTTATCATCCTGCTCATAGGCCTGGTATAAGCGGGTTTTAGCCAGATACGCCCAGGCCGCTACTTTGCTAGCCTGTCCTACTTGCTCTTGAACCAGGGGAAGGTTATCTACGGCAAACTGAAAATCTTCGGCTATTTTGTTCCATAATTCATCGCTTATAAAGGTGTCGTTGGTTAAGGTATTTAATTGTTCTTTGGGCAAAGAAGCATCTACCCAAACCGGATGTTTGTAGAGAATTTTCAATATAAAATGCCAGTGACCCCGTAAAAACCGGCATTCGGCCTGACGCATTTTTAAGTTCGGATAATTGGCTTCTGTCATGTTTTCCATGCGCCGGAGTGCATCATTAGCCCTGCCTAAATTTTCGTAGAGATAAATCCAGATGTCGTTTATTTGCCCGTTGGTAGGAGCCAGCAGGTTAAAGGTTTCCATGATGTGCTGGTCAAAATTATCTCCGGTTCCGCCACCCCCTTTATAGGCATCATCGCTGCGGACGCTGCCCCAGATCCAGGGTACTGAGGCCATCTGAGATAAGAAAAAATCGTTGCTCAATGTGGCATAGGCAGCAATTACCATTTTATCTATTTCTTCTGGGGTATTGAGCTGCTCAGAACTTAGTACTCCTTTGGGTTTAAAATCCAGGTAATCTCTACACGATTGTGCGACCAGAGACACGATAGTTAGTAAAATTATGATAGTCCGTTTCATAACTTAAAAATTGAAAGGTGGTTTAAAAAGATAGGTCGACGCCAAACGTTACATTCCTGGTGAGAGGATAGGTTAAAAACGGATTCTCAGGATCAGGGGCATATATCTTATTTACCCCTTTGTTATCCTTGAGTGCAAACAGGTTTTCGCCCATTACAAACATCCGCAAGGTTCCAAGCTTAACTGCATCAAGAATACCTCTGGGGAAAGCATAGGACAATTGCAAGGTTCTGAGTTTAGTATAACTGCCATTCACAAACAAATAGTCAGAAGAGCGGAACTCATCGTTGGCATTTACCAGGCTCAGGGCAGGCAGTGGCGAACCTGGATTTTGCGGGGACCAGGCATCAAATACACCAGTTCCGAAATTCATTCCGTTGTTGACACGGGTAAAATCGCCTTTAATTCCATCGTTGGTCAGTTTTCCCAACACACCCTGAAAGAAAGCCGAGAGTGTAAAATTTTTGTAGCTGACATCAAAGCCTAACCCATATTCAACATCCGGCAAGGTGGTTCCCAGCCAGGTTTGGTCCAGTGCATCTACTTTTCCATCGCCATTGAGGTCTTTGTAGCGGATTCTGCCAATGCCTTTTCCAGGCTGCGCCGCATGTGCAGTTACTTCTTCTTCATTCTGGAAAAGGCCATCGGTTACATAGCCGAAAATAGACCGTTGTGAATGCCACAGAATGGTTTGCTCCACATTACCAGGATAGGAACGGATCACGGATTCCGGCAAATTGGTTATTTTATCCCGGAAATGAGCAGCATTTCCATAAATTGAGTAAGTAAAAGGACCGCTGGTATTTTGATAGGCAAGCGATAGTTCAAAGCCGTTATTTTTGGCAGTAGCGCCATTTATCCATCGGTTGCCTCCTTCACCAATTACTGCCGAATACGGAGGTCGAATCAGAATATCTTTTGTATTCCGGGTAAAGTAGTCAATGGAACCTGTAATGCGGTTTTTAAAGAAGCCGAAGTCTATCCCTATATTGATTTCATCGGTGGTTTCCCATTTTAAATTATCATTCCCCTGCTGCAGAGCCACATAGCCGGAGGGCAGAATACCGCTATTGTTTCCGTTGATGTCATAGGCGGTTCCGATGGTTCGCCAGGCCCCATACCAGTCCCTGAAATCCATGGTACCATAATTCGGTGCATACAAGCCAAACCTAGCCAGGTTTCCTATTTTCTGATTGCCCACTCGTCCAATGCCAGCCCTGATTTTCAGATTGGATATAACATCCACAGAGCTCATGAACGCTTCATTA from Rhodocytophaga rosea carries:
- a CDS encoding sugar porter family MFS transporter, whose protein sequence is MNQSQQNKGYQVTGPLIRAAIVSSLGGLLFGFDTAVIAGTTSSVKTLFNLSDWAMGFVVSSALIGTIVGTLISSKPGDIWGRRDYLKVLAALFFISAIGCAIAWDFWSLAIARFIGGIGIGGSSAIIPMYLAEISPAKLRGRLVILFQFNVCLGILVAYFSNAIIELLNTDVLTMQWRLMFAMGGVPALLFFIMLFTIPDSPRWLMSIGRNEEAKGILLQMGELQVNEAMTEIQNSLKSSTSHTTEKLFQRKYAYPIFLGVAVAAFNQLSFVNGFLYYLNDTLNEIGASFGGKFQPILIGVANVIAVTVALLTIDKIGRKKLLLIGSWGSAIPLALCAYIAWTRNLIELFPWGVACFILFFSFSQGAVIWVYISEVFPNKVRSKGQALGSFTHWSLCAIAAQVYPPIVASSSIGLAIPFLFGCVMMVLQFFVVWFFFIETKGVPLEQLEIQLGVKKKENEELTIHGK
- a CDS encoding ROK family protein, which gives rise to MLLGFDIGGTKCAVVLGTTLTNGDLQIVDKQVLPTNKPVYEMIEGLFDTADELLVKQGITAENIAGIGISCGGPLSSKKGLILSPPNLPGWDNIPIVSLTEKRFGKKTLLQNDANACAMAEWKHGAGRGFSNIIFLTFGTGMGAGLILDGRLYSGTSDLAGEVGHIRLANLGPVGFGKEGSFEGFCSGGGIAQLAQIKVRQQLQMGQKVSFCQSLEELPFLTAKIVAEAAYQGDPVAIDIYRTCGQYLGAGLSILIDILNPEIIIMGSIYGRAQALLEPYLQAVIQTEAIEESRKACRIVPASLSENIGDIAALCLAESIAADYSNHIETIKR
- a CDS encoding family 43 glycosylhydrolase yields the protein MLKEKVIVFFLIVCVQQAIGQFKVNYNPDVQPVNNMQYFVPKGNELFVGDCIPFSHNGTYYLYWLLDSAHHSALNGLGGHQWAVSTTKDLKTWKHYPVVLGIDEEWEKSICTGSVVHHNNKFYAFYATRLLVDGKVNEQLSYAISDDGIHFTKQKPNPFYTSAPGYSTRDFRDPKVFVDKEGVFHLFVSSRSNQSAIHHWDGSLVHMVSKDLKKWDIKPPILTGQRSVPECPDYFKWNNWYYLIYGDAGDTYYVKSKNPYGPWEQPDDQALVEDWSNVAKTAEFKNNRRIVAAWVPSRKENKDNTNEMFGGNAVFRELVQLPNGTLGTKFPPEMLPEKSSPVALKLMKDSLVQELSENSFSIHAPNGVGTAHFENIPVNGRITIEIEPTGTNEEFGLLLRSNENGSTGYNLSFSASHQTVKLHNSEINSVEGLDKPLKVDIIMKDGIIDVDVDNRRCIVNRLPEQKGNVLWFYAKHGNVKFKAIKVSPLTLTN
- a CDS encoding RagB/SusD family nutrient uptake outer membrane protein, which encodes MKRTIIILLTIVSLVAQSCRDYLDFKPKGVLSSEQLNTPEEIDKMVIAAYATLSNDFFLSQMASVPWIWGSVRSDDAYKGGGGTGDNFDQHIMETFNLLAPTNGQINDIWIYLYENLGRANDALRRMENMTEANYPNLKMRQAECRFLRGHWHFILKILYKHPVWVDASLPKEQLNTLTNDTFISDELWNKIAEDFQFAVDNLPLVQEQVGQASKVAAWAYLAKTRLYQAYEQDDNNNVVNINQARLQEVITLCNNIVNQGGRSLSPDFADNFLCGFENGPESIFSVQYSQDDGTQNGKIQLATGVAYNMAPQFGCCDFLNPSYTMLNAFKTDQVTGLPMMDTYNNEFLYKINTWANVNDLSTIDFMSQTVDPRMDHTIGIPTHPWKYDPNFVTTKSWRRVPEVYGYLTSMKALEHYNSSCFVKLGPFMGTSRNADIIRYDDVLLWLAEAYIELGQQDQALPLINQIRERAANSTGRLVRNNGSPISNYKVSSYINGVNCNWTQDFARKALQWERRLEFSTEGVRFFDLVRWGIAAETLNAYFTKEKTTFSFLKDAFFKKNRDEYFPIPQAQINFSQGLYKQNKGW